The Fundulus heteroclitus isolate FHET01 unplaced genomic scaffold, MU-UCD_Fhet_4.1 scaffold_63, whole genome shotgun sequence region GTTAGATAATGGTTCTAAGCAGAACCTGGAGGTAATTTACAGCTTCCTCAGTCACTGATCACAGAGACTTTCTGCCCtttattacactttaaaatgtgGTGAATCCATTTAGAACTCTGTAAAATGAGGTGGAGAACGCGTGGATCCACAGAATGAGGATAAAGTCTGATCAGACTCAGATTATTGTCGTAGAACCAGGTTCTCCCTGCAGCTGCATGCTGGCGCTCAGAAAGTGAAAGCTGCCATCGTTACTGGAGCAGAGTTAGCATCAGTGTTTTCACAATTATCACGTGTTCTAAGAACCAGGCTGAACCCGGGAGCCGCCGACTCTCTGGACACGGTTCTGAAGAAGGCCCGGCAGGAACCGGACCTGTGGAACCGGACCTGTGGAGCCGGACCTGTAGAACCGGACCTGTGGAACCGGACCAGTGGAGCCGGACCTGTGGAGCCAGACCTGTGGAACCGGACCTGTGGAACTGGACCTGTAGAACCGGACCTGTGGAGCCGGACCTGTGGAACCGGACCAGTGGAGCCGGACCTGTAGAACCGGACCTGTGGAACCGGACCTGTGGAACCGGACCTGTAGAACCGGACCTGTGGAGCCGCTCAGGAGTCCAGTCGTcctgaggagctgctgctcatcTGTCTGTCAGCACGTCTGACTTTAATGTTACCTTAGTGtaggaaaatatataaaatatataaacctgAGAGTAAAGACGACATGTTGGTCACTTTTCTCTGACAATAAAAGTATTCATCCCTTAACTTTCTACCCATTTGTTGCATCCAGCCTGTAATTAATCTAGTTTTATGTGATGAATCTGAACAGTCTGGTTGTCAGCGTGTGGCCCGGGGCCCATTTGTGGCCCCAGGACTGATTCTGTGGGTCACCAGCACAGGTTGATGCAGACAGagactttttattatttttaattaacacAGAATAtttacagacaagttaaaatgttcttggaattgaagatgtttgttttaacacaaagttttcatcttttaagAACCGAACGTTTGACTTTTCTCTTTAATCTTCTAGTAAATTATTTATCCGTTGACTTTAGGGCACAAAAGTCTGCATTAGAGTTAATTCATCAGATAAACTTAGCTAAACTTATAAAAACTGGTATTACTGATATTAAATACACtctattttatttgtcagaaTGATCAAACTGGATGAGCATGTTGTGATTAATTAAACCTGCTCTGGGTGATTTAAACTAAACCTGACTGTGATAATTACTGCGGGGCCTCGGTCCTCTGGGGGCCGCGTTCTCCAGCCGTTCTCTGAGTAAAGCCTCTCTGCTTGTGTCGGCAGCATGGGGAACCTGATCAAGGTGTTAACGCGAGACATCGACAACAACGCTGGAAACTTCTTCCTGGACTTTGAAAGTAAGACTTTCACTGAAATCCCGTTTCCTGTCCGGGTTTCTGGTCCAGCAGCCTGCTGACGGTGAATCGTCCTTTAACTCGCCGGTTAACCCTGACTGGTTTGTTTCAGACGCGCAGCCTTCAGAGTCAGAGACCGAGGTGTGGGAGAAGGTGAACCAGGTGCTGACGGAGGCCAAGGTCATCCTGGACGACCTGCAGACGTATAAAGGAGCGGGAGAGGAGATACGACAGGTGAGCCGGCTCTGATGGATCTGGACACGTCTACAGAAGACGCACGCAGCTCAAACAGCCGGTTAGCTGGTTAAAAACGGTAGACGGAGGCAGTGGAGCAGCTTTCTGGGTTGGTTTAACCATCATGGAAACGTGCCGCTGCggcacacatgcacagagaACCAGGAAGAGAgagaataaacattttaatatgcaacCACTTTGACATAGCTGTCACAATACAcaggctcttattttgaaagtctCTCCTTGTTTTCAGGCCATCCAGAATCCTAATGTGGAGGGAGTCCAGGACAAGGCCTGGGCCGCCGTGGTTCCTCTGGTCACCAAGCTGAAAACCTTCTACGAGTTCTCCCAGAAACTGGGTGAGGTGCTTCTCTCCGTTAGCGCTGGAGTTAAAATGCGGATCCAGTCAGCCGAGAGTTAAAACACGCTGGTGCAGACCTTTCACACGGCGCCATAACGCCTGTCCACGCCTCTCCCTCAGAGTCCAGCCTGCACTGCCTCCTGGACGTTCTCACCACCACAGACTCCACCCCCACTCAGCATCTGGAGCAGAAGCAGGCGATGGCCCGTCAGTTCGCCCACATCCTGCACTTCACGCTGCGCTTCGATGAGCTCAAGGTCCGCTCACGCTTCTTCAGCTCCGCCTCCCCACCATAGTCTTCCTCAGGGTCTCCTCCTCTTCACCGTCTTTCCTCTGATTATGGTTTCAGATGACGAACCCCGCCATCCAGAACGACTTCAGCTACTACCGGCGAACCATCAGCCGCATGCGCATCAACAACGTGTCGGTAAGAAGGTCAAAATAATCCGTCTGAACAGGAGCTGGACATGAAAATACCTGCACACCTTtagatttcaattttatttctatagctccaattaacatcacatcatctcagttctctttccaaagtcagactccatcagatcctccaggttggtgagaaagtttcctctctaaggaaacccagcaggttgcatcaagtctctccaagcagcattcactcctcctgaaagagcgtagagccacagtggacagtcgtctgcattgttgatggctttgcagcaatccctcatactgagcatgcatgaagcgacagtggagaggaaaactcccctttaacagggaggagaacctccagcagaaccagaaccaggctcagtgtgaacgctcatctgcctccacccactggggcttagagaagacagagcagagacacagaaagcacagaagctcacattgacccaggagtactttctatggtagagaagacagagcagagacacagaaagctcagaagctcacattgacccaggagtactttctatggtagagaagacagagcagagacacagaaagctcagaagctcacattgacccaggagtactttctatgttagagaagacagagcagagacacagaaagcacagaagcacacattgacccaggagtactttctatggtagtctgagagcgaagtgctctgttaggaacatacggggtaatcagagctctgatatatgatggagcttgattattaagggctttatacgttagaataagaattttaaattctattcttgatttaacaggaagccaatgaagggaagctaaaacaggagaaatatgatccctcttgttgattttcatcagaactcttgctgcagcattttggatcagctgaaggctttgaactgcattttgtggaattcctgatagtaaagaattacaatagtccagccttgaagtaacaaatgcatggactagtttttcagcatcactcctggacagaatgtttctaattttggcgatattccggaggtgaaaaaaggaaactctggaaacctgtttaatatgggatttaaatgacatgtcttggtaaaaaataacaccaagatttttaactttattaccagaggccaggttaatgccacccagattaagtgattggttaagaagtttattttttgaagactctggcccaaagactacaacttctgtcttgtcagaatttagatgcaggaaatttaaagtcatccagcttttgatgtcatcaagacatgactgcagtcgaagtaactgattggattcatcaggatttatggataaatatagctgagtgtcatcagcataacagtggaaattaatcccatgctgtctgataattttgcctatcggaagcatatatatagtaaatagaattggtccaaggactgaaccctgtggtactcc contains the following coding sequences:
- the LOC105921670 gene encoding CYFIP-related Rac1 interactor B, whose protein sequence is MGNLIKVLTRDIDNNAGNFFLDFENAQPSESETEVWEKVNQVLTEAKVILDDLQTYKGAGEEIRQAIQNPNVEGVQDKAWAAVVPLVTKLKTFYEFSQKLESSLHCLLDVLTTTDSTPTQHLEQKQAMARQFAHILHFTLRFDELKMTNPAIQNDFSYYRRTISRMRINNVSSDPGSEVNNELANRMSLFYASATPMLKTLSDATSKFVADNPEVPIENTTVCLSTMACVCKVMLETPEYRTRFASEETVLFCLRVMVGVIILYDHVHPAGAFVKTSNIDMKGCIKVLKEQPPSSVEGLLNALRYTTKHLNDETTSKQIKNMLQAN